Genomic window (Armatimonadota bacterium):
ATGGCCGACGACGAAGCGACCCTCCTCGTCGTGGGCGACAAAGGCTTCGGCAAACGCACGAAGATCAACGAGTACCGCGTCCAAGGCCGCGGCGGCTCCGGCATCCTCACGATGAACGTCACCGATAAGACGGGCAAGATCGTCTCGGCCGAAGTCGTGCAGGACGACGACAAACTCCTCGTCCTGACCACGAACGGCAAGGGCATCCGCCTGAAGGTGAAGGACGTCCGCCTCGTCGGCCGCATCGCCCAAGGCGTGAAGCTGATCAACATGGCCGAAGGCGACACCATCGCCTCCATCGCCCGTCTGGTCGATTCTCCCGAAGAGGACGAACCTGAAGGCGAAGAGACGCTGGACGTTTGATCCCGCGCCCCTTTTCGTCTGCAGCGGATGTCCGTGCCGCGAAGACGAGGAGGGGGTTGGAGGTGGAGACTCAGTGCCAACCCGCCCACAACACGAAAGTGGTCCGTAATCCTGGGTTCCCGTTGCTCCATCCCCTAGCCCCTTCCTCATGTGTCCGGCACGAACCATCCGGTCCACACGAGAAAGGGGGACCGGAGCCCCCTCCTCGTCTGCAGCGGATGATCCTGCCGCGAAGATGAGGAGGGGGTTGGGGGTGGAGACTCCGGGACCGGGGCCTCCTCCTCGTCTGCAGCGGACGACCGTGCCGCAAAGACGAGGAGGGGGTTGGGGGTGGAGCCTACTGCCCCAAGACGTACACCCGCAGCACGACCCTCTTCTCGGCAGCGAGCGCCGAGGCATTCACCGAAAGGTGGAGCGGATCCCCGGAGACGGGCTCGATCCGCACCGTAGGGAACGACGCCAGGTCTGAAACCCCCTCGACCGGGACGTGCCACACGGCCCAGACGTCGGGCGAGCCTTGGATCGGGACAAGGACGTCGGAAAGGCCTTCTGTCGGGACGGCGATGTCGCCTTCTAAAGGCTGGGACGAGCTGCTGAGCGCGATTTCGAACGAACGGACTTGCATAGCGCGTTCGGGTAGGTGCCGCGCAGATTCAAAGTCAACCGGAACTTGCATCCTGGAGCGCTCTTGCTCCGTCCTATAATCCGGTCATGCCCGAAGAATACGTGCCGTACCCGCACCAACCTTCCCGTGAGATCGACTTCGGCGTCATCTCGGAAGGCTTTAACCTCGTCTGGAAGAACATCGGCCCGTTCGCGGTCACGGCCTTGGTCGCGGTCGTCGCCTATTGCGCGGTCTACTTCGCCGGGGTGCTCATCACCTTGCCGATGATGGGGACGGCGGACCCGACTTCGGCCGACGTCTCAGCCTTGATGGCTCGGCAGATGACGTCCACCTTGATCCAGATCCCGTTCACACTCTTAGCGTACGGGATCCTCGGACCGTTCGCGCTCTCGATGTCGATGATGACGTTGAAGCTCGTCCGGGGCGAACCGGTCCAGGTCGGCGACCTGGGTCTGGGCTTTTCCCGTTTCGGCTCGGCGTTCCTGGCGACGCTGGCGATCACCTTCTGCGTGACGATCGGCAGCTACCTCTGCTGCCTTCCAGGGTTGATTTTCGGCGGACTCTTCATGTTCACGCTCCCCCTGATCGCCGACCGGGGCCTTCAACCGTTCGAAGCGATGGGGCAAAGCTGGACCATGTTGAAGTCGCACATGTGGATGGCGCTGTTGTTCTATCTCGTCATCAGCCTCCTCTCCGGTTTGGGTGTCATCGCGTGCGGCATCGGCATTCTGGTGACCGTTCCCCTGATGTACGTGTGCATGACGTTGGTCTACCGTGACTTCACCATCGGACGTCCGATCCCCGGCTACACGCCGCCGCCCGCGGCTCCGGAGGGCATGTGACGGCGACGCCACAGCGCCAGATCAACCTGAACGTCATCGGCGAGGCGTTCAACCTCGTCAAGGACCGGTGGCAACCGTTCGTCATGGCGGGTCTGGTCGCGGCCCTCGCCATGGGCGTCATCGGCGGCGCCGTGGCTTTCTTGTTCGTCGCACTGGGCCTGATCGGCGGCGACCGGCCTGCCGTAGGCCTCCTGATGCTGCCTTTGATGGGAACGGCTTACTTGGTGGTCCTGACCCTCAGCGCCGTCTTCCAAGCGGGGCTCTACAACATGGCCCTCAAGGCGATCCGAGGCGAGACCGTCGAGGTGTCGGACGTGTTCGTGGCCATGAAGGCTCCGATACCGTTCTTGACCGCCGGCTTGATCGTCGGTCTTGCGACGGCCATCGGCATGATGCTTTGTTACATCCCGGGCTTCATCGTGGCAGGCCTGACGATGTTCGTCTTCCCGCTGATGATCGACAAGAAACTGGCTCCGGTCGACGCCATCAAAGAGAGCATCGCGATCCTGAAGCCTCAGGCGGTCATGGCCGTCGTCCTGTTCTTCCTGTCTTCGCTCGTGGCCAGCATCGGGGCTTACGCGTGCTACATCGGGATCTTTTTCACGATGCCGATCGCGATGGTCTCGATCGCCCTCGCTTACCGCGACCTGGTCTGGCAGTCGCCCGCTCCGGCGACCGGGCCGATGACGGCGCCGGCGGCCCAAGATCCGCCTGCACACGTCCCGACCGACTATGAAGTCGCGCAGGCCGAATCGGAACTCGACGGCCCCACCGGAGCCGTGCAGGACCCTGAGACGGTCGTCGAACCCGAAGCCTCTACGATTCCCCATACGCCGGCACCGGACGACCCCGAGGCGCCTGAAGAAGGCGGCTCTAAGCCGGGTTAGCCACGTATTCACCGCCGCGACAGGCCTTGAGATACTGACAGGCGTAAACCTGTCCCGTCATCTCAAGGTCGTCGCGGTACACGTTGTCGTGCCACCCTTCGATGTCGATGGAACCGCGCCATCCCGCTTCCCGAAGAATGCTGACGATGTCGGTCCAGTTCGAATCGCCGAATCCCGGCGTCCGGTGGCGGACGACGTACGAGCCGGAACGGATCCCCTCGGTCTTGATCCTGTCCCATTCCATCGTCGCATCTTTGCCGTGGATGTGATAGACACGTCCGACGTACTTCCTCAATTGCGGTATGGGGTCGATGAAACTGACCATCTGGTGGCAAGGCTCCCACTCCAAACCGAGGACGTCGCCTTCGACTTCGTTGAAGATCATGTCCCAGGCCCGGGGCGAATGGGCGATGTTCCACTTCGGCAGTTCCCACGAACCGCCCATGTCGCAGTTCTCGAACGCGATCTTGAGCCCTTCGTCCGCGGCGACCTTGGCCAGGTGACCGAAGACTTCCTTGAACTTCGGCATCGATTGGTCGACCGGCCGGTCTTCCAAGGCCCCGGCAAACCCGCACACGCAAGTCGCCCCGAACGCCCTCGCCGCCCGGATGACTTTCTCCCAATGCTGGGCGCACGTCTCGTCTTGGAGCGGGTTGCCATAAATGCCCAGTGAACTCACGACGGCCTGGTCGCCCAGAACGTCCAAGACCTCCTTCGCGGTCTCGCCCAAGTCGAGCCCCTCGGGGACGTACTGCCACATCGTCAGTTCGAAACTCTCGAAACCGTGCGGCAAGATCTGGCGGAGGTAGTCCGGTGCACCCTTTAGCCCGGCAAGGGTCCCGATGCGGACGTCCTGGTGGTCGACGCGACTCATGAAGGAACCGATGCTACCTTTGCCCGTCACGACCGCACCGTCGCACGGCCGGGAACTTATCGAAGCCTCAGAACGATGTACGTGCTATGAGGGCCCGATGGCTATGGGCGGCGACCGTCTTCCCCGTCATGGCGTGCGCGCCTCCTTCTCGGACCGTGGCGTCGTCGAGCCCGACCCTTACGGCACGACGCACGACCGCCCCGAACAAGGTGATCGAGGGCGCCCTGCGCCAACTCGAGAAACCCGCCTCCTATGACGACGCCTACGTCGCGATCGCCTATCCGAACGGGGACGTGGCTGCGGACCGGGGAGCTTGCGCCGACGTCGTCGTCCGCGCCTACCGCCATGCGGGCGTCGACCTTCAACGCTTGATCCATGAGGACGCCGGAACGGGCCGTTACCCCCGCATCCAGCGGACGGATAAAAACATTGACCATCGTCGCGTCCTGAACCAAGAGGTCTTCTTCCGACGGCACGGCCGGAGCCTGACGACGGACGTGACGCCTCAGACCGTGTCCCAATGGAAGCCAGGCGACATCGTGAGCTGGCGGCTGAGCCGAGGAAGGACGCACATCGGCGTCGTCAGCGACCGCCGACGGCCCGACGGCGTCCCCTTGGTCATCCACAATATCGGCCGGGTTTCCGAAGACGACTCCCTGACCCGGTGGGCGATCGCCGGACACTTCCGCTATCGGACGTGACGGTCAGGCGGCGCGCCGCAGGTCCGGTTCGAGAGCTTCGAGCCGGCGGATACGTTCGTCGACCGGAGGGTGGGTACTGAAGAGAGACACCAGGCCCTTCAATCCCGAAAAGGGGTTGACGATGCACAAGTGGGCGGCTTGGGCCGGCATATGGCCGGGCTCCTGGAGGACGCCGTTGTGCAGCTTCATCAGCGCGTTCTGGAGTCCACGCCCCGTCCCGGCGAGTTCGGCGCCAAGACGGTCCGCCTCGTACTCTCGCGCTCGGCTCACGCCCATTTGGATCAGCATCGCCGCGATCGGCGCGACGAACGCCATCGCCAACATCGCGACCGGGTTGGCCTCGTCGTCGTCCCTTCCGAAACCGAAGAACGCCGAAAACCGCATGATGTCGGCGATCACCATGACCGCTCCGGCGACCGTCGCCACGACGGCCATCGTCAACGTGTCCCGGTGCTTGATGTGCGCGATCTCGTGCGCGATGACCCCCTCGACTTCGGTCCGGTCGAGAATGTCCAAAAGCCCCTGGTTCACGGCGACCACGCCGTTCGCCGGATTGCGGCCCGTCGCAAAGGCGTTCGGAGACCTGTCGGGAACGACGTAGAGGCGCGGCATCGGGACAGCGGCCCGTTCGCTCAGTCGGGCCACCATCCGGTACAGCTCGGGAGCTTGGGCCTCGTCAACGGGCTCGGCCCTCGTCATCCGGAGGACGATCTTGTCGCTGAACCAGTAGCTTCCTAAGTTCAGGACGGCGGCGATTCCAAGGGCGGCGACCATGCCCCCGGTTCCGCCGAACAAGTTCCCGAGCCAGACGAGCAGGCCCG
Coding sequences:
- a CDS encoding sugar phosphate isomerase/epimerase, which encodes MSRVDHQDVRIGTLAGLKGAPDYLRQILPHGFESFELTMWQYVPEGLDLGETAKEVLDVLGDQAVVSSLGIYGNPLQDETCAQHWEKVIRAARAFGATCVCGFAGALEDRPVDQSMPKFKEVFGHLAKVAADEGLKIAFENCDMGGSWELPKWNIAHSPRAWDMIFNEVEGDVLGLEWEPCHQMVSFIDPIPQLRKYVGRVYHIHGKDATMEWDRIKTEGIRSGSYVVRHRTPGFGDSNWTDIVSILREAGWRGSIDIEGWHDNVYRDDLEMTGQVYACQYLKACRGGEYVANPA
- a CDS encoding DUF1287 domain-containing protein gives rise to the protein MACAPPSRTVASSSPTLTARRTTAPNKVIEGALRQLEKPASYDDAYVAIAYPNGDVAADRGACADVVVRAYRHAGVDLQRLIHEDAGTGRYPRIQRTDKNIDHRRVLNQEVFFRRHGRSLTTDVTPQTVSQWKPGDIVSWRLSRGRTHIGVVSDRRRPDGVPLVIHNIGRVSEDDSLTRWAIAGHFRYRT
- a CDS encoding zinc metalloprotease HtpX encodes the protein MSTVKVAFLLTLLTGLLVWLGNLFGGTGGMVAALGIAAVLNLGSYWFSDKIVLRMTRAEPVDEAQAPELYRMVARLSERAAVPMPRLYVVPDRSPNAFATGRNPANGVVAVNQGLLDILDRTEVEGVIAHEIAHIKHRDTLTMAVVATVAGAVMVIADIMRFSAFFGFGRDDDEANPVAMLAMAFVAPIAAMLIQMGVSRAREYEADRLGAELAGTGRGLQNALMKLHNGVLQEPGHMPAQAAHLCIVNPFSGLKGLVSLFSTHPPVDERIRRLEALEPDLRRAA